In a single window of the Streptomyces sp. CGMCC 4.7035 genome:
- the yidD gene encoding membrane protein insertion efficiency factor YidD, translating to MKYPLLALIKIYQWTISPLLGPVCKYYPSCSHYGYTAIDRHGAIKGTALTAWRILRCNPWSLGGVDHVPPRKRPRWHEMLRNAWRARKGGPSAGEPATDGDITPSSPAAETSSHAQGA from the coding sequence CCACTGCTGGCCCTGATCAAGATCTACCAGTGGACGATCAGTCCACTGCTCGGGCCTGTGTGCAAGTACTACCCGTCGTGTTCCCACTACGGCTACACGGCCATCGACCGGCACGGTGCGATCAAGGGAACGGCGCTCACCGCCTGGCGCATCCTGCGGTGCAATCCGTGGTCGCTGGGCGGTGTGGACCATGTCCCGCCGCGCAAGCGTCCGCGGTGGCACGAAATGCTGCGTAACGCCTGGCGTGCACGCAAGGGCGGGCCCTCCGCCGGCGAACCGGCCACCGACGGGGACATCACCCCTTCGAGCCCGGCCGCAGAGACCTCGTCCCATGCCCAAGGAGCATGA